One genomic segment of Erythrolamprus reginae isolate rEryReg1 chromosome 2, rEryReg1.hap1, whole genome shotgun sequence includes these proteins:
- the LOC139160023 gene encoding zinc finger protein 850-like isoform X4: MYTKKKSYDCSDCKKCFTSNDLLLMHQRTHTGEKLYECQVCGKRFSHNSQLVVHQSIHAIEKPFECPDCGKGFSQNSSLVEHRRTHTGEKPFECPDCGKSFSLNSNLIRHQRTHTGEKPFECPDCGKSFSQNSTLLVHQRIHTGEKPFECPDCGKSFSQNTHLVLHQSIHTGEKPFDCPDCGKGFNQNSHLVVHQKIHTGEKPFECPDCGKSFSLNSQLVVHHRIHTGEKPFECPDCGKSFNQTSNLVKHQRTHTGDKPFECLDCGKSFSLNCHLVRHKKTHTEEKFFECPDCGKHFSRNSQLVVHQRTHTGEKPFECPDCGKSFNRNSKLVSHQRTHTGEKPYECPVCGESFTANSSLVRHQRTHTGEKPCECPVCGKRFSHNSSLARHQGTHTGEKPFECPDCGKSFSRNSQLVEHQSVHTGEKPFECPDCGKGFSNNSNLVRHQRTHTEEKFFECPDCGKSFSEKSNLVLHQRIHTGEKPFECPDCGKKFSRNSHLVVHLRTHTGEKPFECPDCGKSFSLNSHLVVHLRTHTGEKPFQCSLCGKSFSLNSSLVIHQRTHTGEKPYECPICGKSFTENSSLVRHQGTHTGEKPFACPDCGKSFIDNSHLMIHLRTHTGEKPFQCSLCGKSFSLNSHLVSHQRTHTGEKPYDCPVCGKSFTASSSLARHQRTHTGEKPFECHDCGKCFSRNSHLVVHQRTHTGEKPYECPVCGKNFTDNSSMVRHQGTHKGEKPFECPDCGKCFSLNSNLVRHQRSHTEDKFFQ, translated from the exons ATGTACACAAAAAAGAAATCATATGATTGTTCTGATTGCAAGAAATGTTTCACTTCAAATGATCTCCTTCTGATGCACCAGAGAACACATACAGGAGAAAAACTGTATGAGTGTCAGGTTTGCGGGAAacgtttcagtcacaattcccagTTGGTGGTACATCAGAGTATTCACGCAatagagaaaccctttgaatgtcctgattgtggaaaaggtttcagtcagaattccagcttAGTGGAACatcggaggactcacacaggagagaaaccctttgaatgtcctgattgtggaaaaagtttcagtctaaATTCCAACCTGAtaagacatcagaggactcacacaggagagaaaccatttgagtgtcctgattgtgggaaaagtttcagtcagaattccactcTACTGgtacatcagaggattcacacaggagagaaaccctttgaatgtccagattgtgggaaaagtttcagtcaaaatACCCACTTGGTGCTACACCAgagtattcacacaggagagaaaccctttgactgccctgattgtgggaaaggtttcaatcAAAATTCTCACCTGGTGGTACACCAgaagattcacacaggagagaaaccctttgaatgtcctgattgtggaaaaagtttcagtctcaATTCTCAATTGGTGGTACACCacaggattcacacaggagagaaaccctttgaatgtcctgattgtgggaaaagtttcaatcaGACTTCCAACCTGGtaaaacatcagaggactcatacaggagataaaccctttgaatgtcttgattgtggaaaaagtttcagtctaaATTGCCACCTGGTAAGACATAAGAAGACTCACACAGAAGAGAAattctttgaatgtcctgattgtgggaaacatttcagtcgcaattcccagttggtggtacaccagaggactcacaccggagagaaaccttttgaatgtcctgattgtgggaaaagtttcaatcgCAATTCAAAACTGGTGagccaccagaggactcacacaggagagaaaccatatgagtgtccggtttgtggggaaagtttcactgccaattccagcctggtgagacaccag AGAACacatacaggagaaaaaccatgtGAGTGTCCGGTTTGTGGAAAacgtttcagtcacaattcaagctTGGCGAGACACCAGGGAacccatacaggagagaaaccctttgaatgtcctgattgtggaaaaagttttagTCGCAATTCCCAGTTGGTGGAACACCAGAGtgttcacacaggagagaaaccctttgaatgtcctgactgtggaaaagGTTTCAGTAACAATTCCAACCTGGTAagacatcagagaactcacacagaagagaaattctttgaatgtcctgactgtgggaaaagtttcagtgagAAGTCCAACCTCGTActtcaccagaggattcacacaggagagaaaccctttgaatgtcctgattgtgggaaaaaatTCAGTCGCAATTCCCACTTGGTGGTACACCTGAGGAcacacacgggagagaaaccatttgaatgtcctgattgtgggaaaagtttcagtctcaaTTCCCACTTGGTAGTACACCTGAGGAcacacacgggagagaaaccatttcaatGTAGTctttgtgggaaaagcttcagtctcaattccagcctggtgatacaccagaggactcacacaggagaaaaaccatatgaatgtccaatatgtgggaaaagtttcactgAGAATTCCAGCCTAGTGAGACACCAGgggactcacacaggggagaagccctttgcatgtcctgattgtgggaaaagtttcattgACAATTCCCACTTGATGATACActtgaggactcacacaggagagaaaccatttcaatgtagtctttgtgggaaaagtttcagtctgaATTCACATCTGGTGagccaccagaggactcacacaggagaaaaaccatatgactGTCCggtttgtggaaaaagtttcactgCTAGTTCCAGCCTGGCgagacatcagaggactcacacaggagagaaaccctttgaatgtcatgattgtgggaaatgtttcagtcgaAATTCCCACTTGGTGGTACACCAGAGaacccacacaggagaaaaaccatatgagtgtccggtTTGTGGGAAAAATTTTACTGACAATTCCAGTATGGTGAGACACCAGGGGACTCAcaaaggagagaaaccctttgaatgtcctgattgtggaaaatgtttcagtcTTAATTCCAACCTGGTAAGACATCAGAGGTCTCACACAGAAGACAAATTCTTTCAGTGA
- the LOC139160023 gene encoding zinc finger protein 84-like isoform X2 yields the protein MHTKKKSYDCSDCGKCFTTNYLLLMHQRTHTGEKPCECPVCGKRFSHNSSLARHQGTHTGEKPFECPDCGKSFSRNSQLVEHQSVHTGEKPFECPDCGKGFSNNSNLVRHQRTHTEEKFFECPDCGKSFSEKSNLVLHQRIHTGEKPFECPDCGKKFSRNSHLVVHLRTHTGEKPFECPDCGKSFSLNSHLVVHLRTHTGEKPFQCSLCGKSFSLNSSLVIHQRTHTGEKPYECPICGKSFTENSSLVRHQGTHTGEKPFACPDCGKSFIDNSHLMIHLRTHTGEKPFQCSLCGKSFSLNSHLVSHQRTHTGEKPYDCPVCGKSFTASSSLARHQRTHTGEKPFECHDCGKCFSRNSHLVVHQRTHTGEKPYECPVCGKNFTDNSSMVRHQGTHKGEKPFECPDCGKCFSLNSNLVRHQRSHTEDKFFQ from the coding sequence ATGCACACAAAAAAGAAATCATATGAttgttctgattgtgggaaatgtttcactaCAAATTATCTCCTTCTGATGCACCAGAGAACacatacaggagaaaaaccatgtGAGTGTCCGGTTTGTGGAAAacgtttcagtcacaattcaagctTGGCGAGACACCAGGGAacccatacaggagagaaaccctttgaatgtcctgattgtggaaaaagttttagTCGCAATTCCCAGTTGGTGGAACACCAGAGtgttcacacaggagagaaaccctttgaatgtcctgactgtggaaaagGTTTCAGTAACAATTCCAACCTGGTAagacatcagagaactcacacagaagagaaattctttgaatgtcctgactgtgggaaaagtttcagtgagAAGTCCAACCTCGTActtcaccagaggattcacacaggagagaaaccctttgaatgtcctgattgtgggaaaaaatTCAGTCGCAATTCCCACTTGGTGGTACACCTGAGGAcacacacgggagagaaaccatttgaatgtcctgattgtgggaaaagtttcagtctcaaTTCCCACTTGGTAGTACACCTGAGGAcacacacgggagagaaaccatttcaatGTAGTctttgtgggaaaagcttcagtctcaattccagcctggtgatacaccagaggactcacacaggagaaaaaccatatgaatgtccaatatgtgggaaaagtttcactgAGAATTCCAGCCTAGTGAGACACCAGgggactcacacaggggagaagccctttgcatgtcctgattgtgggaaaagtttcattgACAATTCCCACTTGATGATACActtgaggactcacacaggagagaaaccatttcaatgtagtctttgtgggaaaagtttcagtctgaATTCACATCTGGTGagccaccagaggactcacacaggagaaaaaccatatgactGTCCggtttgtggaaaaagtttcactgCTAGTTCCAGCCTGGCgagacatcagaggactcacacaggagagaaaccctttgaatgtcatgattgtgggaaatgtttcagtcgaAATTCCCACTTGGTGGTACACCAGAGaacccacacaggagaaaaaccatatgagtgtccggtTTGTGGGAAAAATTTTACTGACAATTCCAGTATGGTGAGACACCAGGGGACTCAcaaaggagagaaaccctttgaatgtcctgattgtggaaaatgtttcagtcTTAATTCCAACCTGGTAAGACATCAGAGGTCTCACACAGAAGACAAATTCTTTCAGTGA
- the LOC139160023 gene encoding zinc finger and SCAN domain-containing protein 2-like isoform X3, which translates to MIHWKMYTKKKSYDCSDCGKCFTTNYLLLMHQRTHTGEKPFECPDCGKSFSRNSQLVEHQSVHTGDKPFECPDCGKSFSKNSNLVRHQRTHTEEKFFECSDCGKSFCEKSNLVLHQRIHTGEKPFECPDCGKKFSRNSHLVVHLRTHTGEKPFQCPVCGKSFSLNSYLVIHLRTHTGEKPFQCSLCGKSFNLNSSLVIHHRTHTGEKPYECPECGKSFSENSSLLRHQGTHTGEKPFACPDCGKNFSQNSHLVVHLRTHTGEKPFQCSLCGKSFSLNSHLVSHQRTHTGEKPYECPVCGKSFSRNSILVIHQRTHTGEKPFECPVCGESFTANSHLMVHQRIHTGEKPFECHNCGKRFSQNSTLVRHQRTHTGEKPFECPDCGKSFSLNSNLLRHQRTHSEDKFFE; encoded by the coding sequence ATGATACACTGGAAGATGTACACAAAAAAGAAATCATATGAttgttctgattgtgggaaatgtttcactaCAAATTACCTCCTTCTGATGCACCAGAGAacccatacaggagagaaaccctttgaatgtcctgattgtggaaaaagttttagTCGCAATTCCCAGTTGGTGGAACACCAGAGTGTTCACACAGGAgacaaaccctttgaatgtcctgactgtggaaaaagtttcagtaaaaattccaacctggtaagacatcagagaactcacacagaagagaaattctttgaatgttctgactgtgggaaaagtttctgtGAGAAGTCCAACCTCGTActtcaccagaggattcacacaggagagaagccctttgaatgtcctgattgtgggaaaaaatTCAGTCGCAATTCCCACTTGGTGGTACACCTGAGGAcacacacgggagagaaaccatttcaatgtcctgtttgtggaaaaagtttcagtctaaATTCCTACTTGGTGATACACCTGAGGAcacacacgggagagaaaccatttcaatgtagtctttgtgggaaaagtttcaatctcaattccagcctggtgatccaccataggactcacacaggagaaaaaccttatGAGTGTCCggaatgtgggaaaagtttctCTGAGAATTCCAGCCTGTTGAGACACCAGgggactcacacaggggagaagccctttgcatgtcctgattgtgggaaaaatttcagtcagaattcccacttGGTGGTACACCTgaggacacacacaggagagaaaccatttcaatGTAGTCTTTGTGGCAAAAGTTTCAGTCTGAATTCACATCTAGTGagccaccagaggactcacacaggagaaaaaccatatgaatgtccggtttgtgggaaaagtttcagtaggAACTCCATTTTGGTGAttcatcagagaactcacacaggagagaaaccctttgaatgtccggTTTGTGGGGAAAGTTTCACTGCCAATTCCCACTTGAtggtacaccagaggattcacacaggagagaagccctttGAATGTCATAATTGTGGAAaacgtttcagtcagaattccaccctggtgagacaccagaggactcacacaggagagaaaccctttgaatgtcctgattgtggaaaaagtttcagtcttaATTCCAACCTGCtaagacatcagaggactcactcaGAAGACAAATTCTTTGAGTGA